The proteins below are encoded in one region of Cucurbita pepo subsp. pepo cultivar mu-cu-16 chromosome LG10, ASM280686v2, whole genome shotgun sequence:
- the LOC111804379 gene encoding uncharacterized protein LOC111804379 isoform X1 → MRDFACFVSGDRGFALPPLAKFGTGNLPPIAINGSQAETMKGYGEDCDSGSDMDLSSDSGSDNQSLHYSVAISPQDDKVHIHSAAINGVQLPSQLNNRCSEMGHKGLGFVPEAIRLNREYSHGGVKTSDSATISSTEVSFGKSSTITYGDTDAHSAASDQTKSDGGIGNKMHANFDIPTAPPLNVRNQASTRACRPYLEQIAPESSLGQNAQATNIGMSNASARNAAVLRVASPALSVPACLPNYRAIGQGSWGAVISYEACVRLCLHSWAQGHCTEAPYFLNDECKLLRDAFDLRQALLQPEEDLLAKLPSGLVSEKTVPKSIRSLGKIKVQVRRVKMGLEPPTSCGLSCITQSTIKLESLNARLSTVKRTLRSEWKAKRKVRVAHHLPANSTGSISHQSLAYMKAGSQYAKQVLAIIKTGAVSLCHISPTYEVVQETYSCLLRLKSSSDDEVVKMQPASGETYLFFPNSPGDDLTIEVQNSKGQHHGHATVQVAVIADNSDEKTQWWPVYREPEHELVGRVQLHTSYSTSPDENNNLKCGLVAETVAYDILLEVAMKTSNFQQRNLLLEGPWKWLLYKFATYYGISDSYTKLRYLSYVMDVATPTEDCLSLVEELLQPVIMKQNGRGSLSRQENRMLLEIKEQIEKILALVFENYKSLDESSPSGIAAVFGSANGFVASALTRSVKLYALLHDVLSSEAQLKLCRYLQAATRKRSKLLLAEVDEIISSSKEGTLMDGVLLSTAYQKMKTVVRNIRNEVMTDIEIHHQNVLPSFIDLPNLSSSIYSVELCNRLRDFLMACSPPGPSPPVTELVIATADFQQDLVQWNISPVRGGVDAKELFHSYVTLWIQSKRLALLDLCKQDKVQPYGARPEHSTLPFVDDMYDRLRETLNEYDVIVCRWPEYSNSLEQATADIEKTIFESLERQYSDVLSPLKDNSVPIMLSKYFQKFARQAVDTFFIPDELGILLNTMKRMRDELMPQIERKLNSMASACMTDEGPARGEYLNEVTLVLRAKFRSYLHAVVEKLAENTRVQSATKLRKIIQDTKEAMTESEIRSRMQPLKDLLMNTIHHLHPVLNNGVFVAICRCLWDRMGQDVLHLLENRKENMSSYKGLRIAVSVLDDVFASEMQRLLGNALQRRDLKPPTSIMEVRSILCEDAVNF, encoded by the exons ATGAGGGATTTTGCTTGTTTTGTTTCCGGCGATCGGGGTTTTGCATTACCGCCTCTGGCGAAATTCGGTACTGGGAATTTGCCGCCGATTGCGATTAATGGGTCGCAAGCTGAAACAATGAAGGGCTACGGCGAGGATTGTGATTCTGGATCCGATATGGACCTATCGTCTGACTCGGGTAGTGATAATCAAAGCCTACATTACTCGGTCGCCATATCTCCTCAAGATGACAAAGTACACATTCATTCGGCTGCCATTAATGGCGTTCAATTGCCCAGTCAATTAAACAATCGTTGTTCTGAAATGGGTCATAAGGGACTTGGTTTTGTTCCGGAGGCAATTCGGCTAAACCGTGAATATAGTCATGGAGGAGTCAAAACGTCGGATTCGGCCACGATTTCCAGTACTGAAGTTTCGTTTGGTAAATCGAGCACCATTACTTATGGTGATACTGATGCTCACTCTGCAGCTTCCGATCAG ACGAAGTCTGACGGAGGAATAGGGAATAAAATGCATGCGAATTTTGATATTCCGACTGCTCCTCCACTAAATGTTCGTAATCAAGCTTCAACTAGAGCATGTAGGCCTTATCTTGAACAAATAGCACCAGAAAGCTCTTTAGGCCAAAATGCACAAGCTACAAATATTGGAATGTCAAATGCATCAGCTAG GAATGCTGCCGTTCTCAGAGTTGCATCACCTGCTTTGTCTGTTCCTGCCTGCCTCCCGAATTACAGAGCAAT AGGGCAAGGTTCATGGGGTGCTGTTATTTCTTATGAAGCATGTGTTAGGCTATGCCTTCACTCATGGGCTCAAGGTCATTGTACAGAAGCTCCCTACTTCTTGAATGATGAGTGCAAACTTTTGCGTGATGCATTTGA TTTACGGCAAGCTCTACTGCAACCAGAAGAGGATCTCTTGGCAAAACTTCCCTCAGGGTTGGTCAGTGAGAAAACTGTTCCAAAATCCATAAGAAGTCTTGGGAAAATTAAAGTTCAGG TGCGTAGAGTGAAAATGGGACTGGAGCCACCAACCAGTTGTGGTCTTTCGTGTATAACGCAATCCACCATCAAATTGGAAAGTCTTAATGCACGTTTATCCACTGTGAAGCGAACACTTCGCTCCGAGTGGAAAGCCAAACGAAAGGTTCGAGTTGCTCATCATCTTCCTGCGAACTCAACTGGCTCTATCTCTCATCAGAGCTTGGCTTATATGAAAGCTGGCTCTCAATACGCTAAACAGGTCTTGGCAATCATTAAAACAGGCGCAGTTTCTTTGTGTCACATCTCTCCAACTTATGAAGTAGTGCAAG AAACATATTCTTGCTTGTTGAGACTAAAAAGCTCATCGGACGATGAAGTTGTTAAAATGCAACCAGCATCCGGTGAAACGTATCTATT CTTTCCTAATAGTCCTGGAGATGATTTAACAATCGAAGTTCAGAATTCCAAAGGACAGCATCATGGCCATGCGACAGTTCAAGTTGCTGTCATTGCTGATAATTCA GATGAAAAGACACAGTGGTGGCCTGTGTATCGAGAGCCAGAGCACGAACTTGTTGGAAGAGTACAACTACATACAAGCTATTCTACAAGCCCAGATGAAAACAATAATCTTAAg TGTGGCCTCGTTGCTGAGACCGTGGCATATGATATCTTGTTAGAAGTTGCAATGAAAACCAGCAATTTTCAGCAAAGAAATTTGTTGTTAGAAGGACCATGGAAGTGGTTACTTTACAAATTTGCAACTTACTATGGAATATCAGATTCGTATACCAAGCTAAG GTACCTTTCCTATGTCATGGATGTCGCTACACCAACTGAAGATTGTCTGTCTTTAGTGGAGGAGTTGTTGCAACCAGTTATAATGAAGCAAAACGGGAGGGGCTCCTTGAGTCGTCAGGAG AATCGCATGCTATTGGAGATAAAAGAACAGATTGAGAAGATTCTTGCGCTCGTCTTTGAGAATTATAAGTCACTCGATGAATCTTCACCTTCAGGGATCGCGGCTGTCTTTGGTAGTGCAAATGGTTTCGTGGCTTCTGCTCTAACCCGCTCTGTCAAGCTATATGCTCTCCTGCATGATGTTTTGAGTAGTGAGGCACAACTAAAATTATGCAGATATCTACAA GCTGCTACAAGGAAAAGATCAAAACTGTTGTTAGCAGAAGTTGATGAAATTATATCAAGCAGTAAAGAAGGCACATTGATGGATGGTGTTCTTCTTTCTACTGCTTACCAGAAAATGAAAACCGTGGTACGGAATATTAGAAACGAAGTGATGACGGATATTGAAATCCACCATCAAAATGTGCTCCCCAG TTTCATAGACTTGCCAAACCTTTCGTCATCCATATACAGTGTGGAGCTGTGCAATAGATTGCGAGATTTTCTCATGGCCTGTTCTCCTCCAGGTCCATCGCCTCCTGTGACGGAACTTGTCATTGCTACAGCTGATTTCCAGCAGGATCTTGTTCAGTGGAACATCAG TCCTGTCCGAGGTGGAGTTGATGCCAAAGAGCTATTCCACTCATATGTTACACTTTGGATTCAAAGTAAGCGTCTTGCTTTGCTCGACTTGTGCAAACAGGACAAG GTACAACCATATGGAGCCAGACCAGAACACTCAACATTGCCGTTTGTTGATGATATGTATGATAGGCTAAGGGAGACACTAAATGAATATGATGTCATCGTTTGTCGCTGGCCGGAATATTCAAACAGTCTAGAACAG GCAACTGCAGATATTGAGAAGACAATTTTTGAATCGTTGGAAAGGCAATACTCTGATGTGTTATCCCCATTAAAGGACAATTCAGTGCCCATAATGCTTTCCAAATATTTCCAGAAGTTTGCCAGACAAGCGGTGGATACATTTTTCATACCGGATGAG TTGGGAATTCTTTTGAATACGATGAAGAGGATGCGGGATGAGCTTATGCCACAGATAGAGCGCAAACTGAATTCAATGGCATCTGCTTGCATGACTGATGAAGGTCCTGCTAGAGGTGAATATCTCAATGAAGTAACTTTGGTCCTTAGAGCCAAATTCAGGAGTTACCTGCACGCAGTTGTGGAGAAACTCGCAGAAAAC ACAAGGGTACAAAGTGCAACAAAATTGCGGAAGATAATACAAGACACGAAGGAAGCGATGACGGAGTCAGAAATACGAAGCAGAATGCAGCCTCTGAAGGATTTACTGATGAACACAATTCATCATCTCCACCCCGTCCTTAACAACGGCGTCTTCGTAGCAATCTGCCGATGTTTGTGGGATCGAATGGGACAAGATGTACTACATCTCTTAGAAAACAGAAAGGAGAACATGTCCTCGTATAAAGGCTTACGCATTGCGGTTTCT GTTTTGGATGACGTGTTTGCGTCGGAAATGCAGCGGTTGCTCGGGAATGCCCTGCAACGGAGAGACTTGAAGCCACCAACATCGATCATGGAAGTGCGCTCAATTCTCTGTGAGGATGCTGTCAATTTCTGA
- the LOC111804379 gene encoding uncharacterized protein LOC111804379 isoform X2, with protein sequence MRDFACFVSGDRGFALPPLAKFGTGNLPPIAINGSQAETMKGYGEDCDSGSDMDLSSDSGSDNQSLHYSVAISPQDDKVHIHSAAINGVQLPSQLNNRCSEMGHKGLGFVPEAIRLNREYSHGGVKTSDSATISSTEVSFGKSSTITYGDTDAHSAASDQTKSDGGIGNKMHANFDIPTAPPLNVRNQASTRACRPYLEQIAPESSLGQNAQATNIGMSNASARNAAVLRVASPALSVPACLPNYRAIGQGSWGAVISYEACVRLCLHSWAQGHCTEAPYFLNDECKLLRDAFDLRQALLQPEEDLLAKLPSGLVSEKTVPKSIRSLGKIKVQVRRVKMGLEPPTSCGLSCITQSTIKLESLNARLSTVKRTLRSEWKAKRKVLAIIKTGAVSLCHISPTYEVVQETYSCLLRLKSSSDDEVVKMQPASGETYLFFPNSPGDDLTIEVQNSKGQHHGHATVQVAVIADNSDEKTQWWPVYREPEHELVGRVQLHTSYSTSPDENNNLKCGLVAETVAYDILLEVAMKTSNFQQRNLLLEGPWKWLLYKFATYYGISDSYTKLRYLSYVMDVATPTEDCLSLVEELLQPVIMKQNGRGSLSRQENRMLLEIKEQIEKILALVFENYKSLDESSPSGIAAVFGSANGFVASALTRSVKLYALLHDVLSSEAQLKLCRYLQAATRKRSKLLLAEVDEIISSSKEGTLMDGVLLSTAYQKMKTVVRNIRNEVMTDIEIHHQNVLPSFIDLPNLSSSIYSVELCNRLRDFLMACSPPGPSPPVTELVIATADFQQDLVQWNISPVRGGVDAKELFHSYVTLWIQSKRLALLDLCKQDKVQPYGARPEHSTLPFVDDMYDRLRETLNEYDVIVCRWPEYSNSLEQATADIEKTIFESLERQYSDVLSPLKDNSVPIMLSKYFQKFARQAVDTFFIPDELGILLNTMKRMRDELMPQIERKLNSMASACMTDEGPARGEYLNEVTLVLRAKFRSYLHAVVEKLAENTRVQSATKLRKIIQDTKEAMTESEIRSRMQPLKDLLMNTIHHLHPVLNNGVFVAICRCLWDRMGQDVLHLLENRKENMSSYKGLRIAVSVLDDVFASEMQRLLGNALQRRDLKPPTSIMEVRSILCEDAVNF encoded by the exons ATGAGGGATTTTGCTTGTTTTGTTTCCGGCGATCGGGGTTTTGCATTACCGCCTCTGGCGAAATTCGGTACTGGGAATTTGCCGCCGATTGCGATTAATGGGTCGCAAGCTGAAACAATGAAGGGCTACGGCGAGGATTGTGATTCTGGATCCGATATGGACCTATCGTCTGACTCGGGTAGTGATAATCAAAGCCTACATTACTCGGTCGCCATATCTCCTCAAGATGACAAAGTACACATTCATTCGGCTGCCATTAATGGCGTTCAATTGCCCAGTCAATTAAACAATCGTTGTTCTGAAATGGGTCATAAGGGACTTGGTTTTGTTCCGGAGGCAATTCGGCTAAACCGTGAATATAGTCATGGAGGAGTCAAAACGTCGGATTCGGCCACGATTTCCAGTACTGAAGTTTCGTTTGGTAAATCGAGCACCATTACTTATGGTGATACTGATGCTCACTCTGCAGCTTCCGATCAG ACGAAGTCTGACGGAGGAATAGGGAATAAAATGCATGCGAATTTTGATATTCCGACTGCTCCTCCACTAAATGTTCGTAATCAAGCTTCAACTAGAGCATGTAGGCCTTATCTTGAACAAATAGCACCAGAAAGCTCTTTAGGCCAAAATGCACAAGCTACAAATATTGGAATGTCAAATGCATCAGCTAG GAATGCTGCCGTTCTCAGAGTTGCATCACCTGCTTTGTCTGTTCCTGCCTGCCTCCCGAATTACAGAGCAAT AGGGCAAGGTTCATGGGGTGCTGTTATTTCTTATGAAGCATGTGTTAGGCTATGCCTTCACTCATGGGCTCAAGGTCATTGTACAGAAGCTCCCTACTTCTTGAATGATGAGTGCAAACTTTTGCGTGATGCATTTGA TTTACGGCAAGCTCTACTGCAACCAGAAGAGGATCTCTTGGCAAAACTTCCCTCAGGGTTGGTCAGTGAGAAAACTGTTCCAAAATCCATAAGAAGTCTTGGGAAAATTAAAGTTCAGG TGCGTAGAGTGAAAATGGGACTGGAGCCACCAACCAGTTGTGGTCTTTCGTGTATAACGCAATCCACCATCAAATTGGAAAGTCTTAATGCACGTTTATCCACTGTGAAGCGAACACTTCGCTCCGAGTGGAAAGCCAAACGAAAG GTCTTGGCAATCATTAAAACAGGCGCAGTTTCTTTGTGTCACATCTCTCCAACTTATGAAGTAGTGCAAG AAACATATTCTTGCTTGTTGAGACTAAAAAGCTCATCGGACGATGAAGTTGTTAAAATGCAACCAGCATCCGGTGAAACGTATCTATT CTTTCCTAATAGTCCTGGAGATGATTTAACAATCGAAGTTCAGAATTCCAAAGGACAGCATCATGGCCATGCGACAGTTCAAGTTGCTGTCATTGCTGATAATTCA GATGAAAAGACACAGTGGTGGCCTGTGTATCGAGAGCCAGAGCACGAACTTGTTGGAAGAGTACAACTACATACAAGCTATTCTACAAGCCCAGATGAAAACAATAATCTTAAg TGTGGCCTCGTTGCTGAGACCGTGGCATATGATATCTTGTTAGAAGTTGCAATGAAAACCAGCAATTTTCAGCAAAGAAATTTGTTGTTAGAAGGACCATGGAAGTGGTTACTTTACAAATTTGCAACTTACTATGGAATATCAGATTCGTATACCAAGCTAAG GTACCTTTCCTATGTCATGGATGTCGCTACACCAACTGAAGATTGTCTGTCTTTAGTGGAGGAGTTGTTGCAACCAGTTATAATGAAGCAAAACGGGAGGGGCTCCTTGAGTCGTCAGGAG AATCGCATGCTATTGGAGATAAAAGAACAGATTGAGAAGATTCTTGCGCTCGTCTTTGAGAATTATAAGTCACTCGATGAATCTTCACCTTCAGGGATCGCGGCTGTCTTTGGTAGTGCAAATGGTTTCGTGGCTTCTGCTCTAACCCGCTCTGTCAAGCTATATGCTCTCCTGCATGATGTTTTGAGTAGTGAGGCACAACTAAAATTATGCAGATATCTACAA GCTGCTACAAGGAAAAGATCAAAACTGTTGTTAGCAGAAGTTGATGAAATTATATCAAGCAGTAAAGAAGGCACATTGATGGATGGTGTTCTTCTTTCTACTGCTTACCAGAAAATGAAAACCGTGGTACGGAATATTAGAAACGAAGTGATGACGGATATTGAAATCCACCATCAAAATGTGCTCCCCAG TTTCATAGACTTGCCAAACCTTTCGTCATCCATATACAGTGTGGAGCTGTGCAATAGATTGCGAGATTTTCTCATGGCCTGTTCTCCTCCAGGTCCATCGCCTCCTGTGACGGAACTTGTCATTGCTACAGCTGATTTCCAGCAGGATCTTGTTCAGTGGAACATCAG TCCTGTCCGAGGTGGAGTTGATGCCAAAGAGCTATTCCACTCATATGTTACACTTTGGATTCAAAGTAAGCGTCTTGCTTTGCTCGACTTGTGCAAACAGGACAAG GTACAACCATATGGAGCCAGACCAGAACACTCAACATTGCCGTTTGTTGATGATATGTATGATAGGCTAAGGGAGACACTAAATGAATATGATGTCATCGTTTGTCGCTGGCCGGAATATTCAAACAGTCTAGAACAG GCAACTGCAGATATTGAGAAGACAATTTTTGAATCGTTGGAAAGGCAATACTCTGATGTGTTATCCCCATTAAAGGACAATTCAGTGCCCATAATGCTTTCCAAATATTTCCAGAAGTTTGCCAGACAAGCGGTGGATACATTTTTCATACCGGATGAG TTGGGAATTCTTTTGAATACGATGAAGAGGATGCGGGATGAGCTTATGCCACAGATAGAGCGCAAACTGAATTCAATGGCATCTGCTTGCATGACTGATGAAGGTCCTGCTAGAGGTGAATATCTCAATGAAGTAACTTTGGTCCTTAGAGCCAAATTCAGGAGTTACCTGCACGCAGTTGTGGAGAAACTCGCAGAAAAC ACAAGGGTACAAAGTGCAACAAAATTGCGGAAGATAATACAAGACACGAAGGAAGCGATGACGGAGTCAGAAATACGAAGCAGAATGCAGCCTCTGAAGGATTTACTGATGAACACAATTCATCATCTCCACCCCGTCCTTAACAACGGCGTCTTCGTAGCAATCTGCCGATGTTTGTGGGATCGAATGGGACAAGATGTACTACATCTCTTAGAAAACAGAAAGGAGAACATGTCCTCGTATAAAGGCTTACGCATTGCGGTTTCT GTTTTGGATGACGTGTTTGCGTCGGAAATGCAGCGGTTGCTCGGGAATGCCCTGCAACGGAGAGACTTGAAGCCACCAACATCGATCATGGAAGTGCGCTCAATTCTCTGTGAGGATGCTGTCAATTTCTGA